A window of Halichoerus grypus chromosome 15, mHalGry1.hap1.1, whole genome shotgun sequence genomic DNA:
AGAATGCCTGCCTTCGCTGGCAGGAGACAGTCAgcaaacaagaaaatgaacaaacaagacaATCCAGTCTTGATTATACCAACACGATAAAATGGGGTGTTAACTTGTAGAAGTGCAGTTTCTTTGGATATGATAGAGAAGGCCTCACTGAGCTGAGACCTTAATAATAAGAAGGAGCTGGGGGAAGAGCATCTAGAAGGAGGAAAAGTCGAGTGCAAAAGCTCTGCGGTAGGAAGGAGCTTGGCATTCAGGAACCAGTGAAGAGGCCGGTGTGGCAGGAGCCTGGGggcaaggggagtgggggtgaTGAGCTTGCAGAGGTGCCAAGGGCCCATCCTTCCCAGCCCCCCGCTGGGCAGGCTAGGCTTGTGCTGAGGACAGGGTTTGGCTTCCCTCCTGCATATGATGGgaagctgggggagcaggggagtggggagtgacGTGATCTGATTTATGGTTTGGAAGCATGGCTCGCTGCTGCAAGCAGTGTGGATTGGAGGGGCTCgggagaaaggagggggagagCCAGGAGGAGGTGACTGCAGTGGTCCAGGCCGGAGCCGAGGCACTTGGCTGAATGCTCAGAGCTCCATGCATGCACCCAGCCCTGCGTCTGTCTACTCCACCTCCCGGAGGAAGCTTCCTTgaccaccacccacccacccacccttcctcctcccttctgcccTACTGTCTGCCTGTCCGTGAGCAGCTGGAGTCCCCAGCATTGCCCCACCCAGAGCCTGACCTGCAGGAGGCTTCCAGGAAAGTACAGCAAATGAATCCCAGAGCCCCGCCTTCTAGAGTTGCATACACAGTGACATGCATGCTCTTCATATGTGTCCCCACAGACAGGCAAACACACTCATTTTCATCTTGGGGCAAGGGCTTGAGGCCAGGATGGGAGATCTGGGGGCAGGAGGCGCCCTAGAGCCTGTGAGTCGTGGAAAGCCTCCTCCAGCAGGGTGCGTGGGCGATGGTGGCCACAGGGTAATAAAAAACCTTATGGAGACCATGCAGTCTCCCTGCTCCTGAGGAGTggccaggaggaggagcagggagcagggccaAGCCCCAAGAACCCCCTGAGGGCAGAGGTTGTGTCCCCAGGATCCCTTGAAGAGCCAACTCCATCCTCTTTTGGCCATCTGAGCTTTTGGCCATGGTGGAAGGAAAGGGCAGGGCGGAAGTGAGCTCTGGAAAGTGGAAAGAGGGGGGTATGTGGGGAGACCCAAGGCGGGATCCAGGCTTTGGAACGTTAGAGGTTTCCGGCCACAGAAGCAGGGCCTCAGGGGAGCCAAGAGAGGCggggagagacacacacacagaggagcaGAGACCAACAGACGAACAGCGAGTGGACAGAGACAAGAGCTGGGAGAAAAGGGATCAgagagaagctgggagaggcaggaacCAGGGGCTAGTGATTTGCACGCACTCCAGTCCCCAGAGACATCCCTCTGCAGCCTTGGGTGCTGCAGAGCCCAGCCCGATGCAGGCAGCCTGGCTGCTTGGGGCCCTGGTGGTCCCTCAGCTCCTGGGCTTCAGCCATGGGGCTCGAGGAGCAgacagggagtgggagggagtCTGGGGAGGCGCCCAagaggaggagcgggagagggaggccCTGATGCTGAAGGTGAGTTGCTTAGGACTCCGATGGGGAACTGTGAGTGTTGGGGGGAGGGTATTCCAGGGTTAGGGAAATGGGCAAGGGAGAGTGATGGGGCAGGCTCAAAGGATGGGGATGATGGATTCAGACAAGGGACTCAGGGGCAGAGCTCAATGCTGTAAAGTGGTGGCTGGAGCGCGTGGGGCGTCAGAATGCAGCTGGGTTGGCCCTAACATCCCTTCCCTGCCTCAGCATTTGCAGGAGGCCCTGGGGCTGCCCGCTGGGAGGGGGGACGAAAACCCTGAGGGAACCCCTGAAGACGAAGAGACCTGGGGGACGCAGGAGGACGgtcagggggaggaagaggaggaaacaacGCCAACCCCCTCTTCTGGCCCtagcccctctcccacccctgaaGACACCGTCACTTATATCCGTGAGTAATCATTAGCTccgccctgcccccaggcctccgcggtcattttctcaaaaatgaaccGTCCTTTCACTGCCCGGGACCTTTCAATGGCCCACCGCCCAGCCGATGCCCCCACGTCCCTGGGAGCTCCGGGGGCCTGGTCTTGCCTCCCAAGAGCCCGGGGCCACCGGCCCCTACCTTCCAGAAATCCCGAGTGCCGCCCACCCCAACTCTGCCCGCAGAAGCCCTAGGTCCCTCCAGGCCCTTTGGTCCCCCAGCTCCGTTCCCTGGGTTCCGTCCAGCGTGCTCTCTGTCTGCCCGCAGTGGGCCGCCTGGCCGGCTTGGACGCAGGCCTGCACCAGCTGCACGTCCGTCTGCACGCGTTGGACACCCGCGTGGTCGAGTTGAATCGGGGGCTGCGGCAGCTGCGGGAGGCGGCAAGCGACACCCGCGACGCCGTGCAAGCCCTGCAGGAGGCGCAGAGCCGCGCGGAGCGCGAGCATGGCCGCTTAGAGGGTGAGTCCGCGCCGCGCCGGGCAGGGAAAGTGGGACGATCCGGGTCAAGTGGAGGACTGGTGGCGGGAGGGGGCCCAGAAACATCTGAAGAGACGTGAGGACCCAGGGTGTTAGGGACGAACGGGTTCCTAGAGATGTGCAGGGTGTTGGCTTATGGGGACTTAGAGTAGCGGGGAGGGTGAATGCGGAGAGTAGGCGCGCCGAGGGGGAGGCCCGCTCCCTACCGCGCGGTGGAGCGTACCCGACTGGGGCCGCGCCACGCCCCTTACAGTCCGGGTCCGGCAGTCTGGCCCCACCCGCAGCGGTCCTAACTCTCCGCCTCTTTGCTCCCCGTGGCTCTGACCCCGCCTCCTCCCGGCCCGGCCCCGGAGGCTCCGACCCCGCCTTCTCCCCGCCCCCGGAGCCCCTAActccgcccctccccgcccgcaGGCTGCCTGAAGGGGCTGCGCCTTGGCCACAAGTGCTTCCTGCTATCGCGCGACTTCGAGGCGCAGGCGGCGGCGCAGGCGCGTTGCGTGGCACGGGGCGGGAGCCTGGCCCAGCCCGCGGACCGCCAGCAGATGGAGGCGCTCACTCGCTACTTGCGCGCGGCGCTCGCTCCCTACAACTGGCCGGTGTGGCTGGGCGTGCACGACCGGCGCTCCGAGGGACTGTACCTCTTCGAGAACGGCCAGCGCGTGTCCTTCTTCGCCTGGCACCGCGCGCCCCGTCCGGAGCCCGGAGCCGGTCCCAGCCCCGCGCCGCACCCGCTCAGCCCTAACCAGCCCAACGGCGGCACGCTCGAGAACTGCGTGGCGCAGGCCTCGGATGACGGCTCCTGGTGGGACCACGACTGCGAACGCCGCCTCTACTACGTCTGCGAGTACCCCTTCTAGCGGGGCCGGTCCTCGCGTCTCCATCCCACCGCTCGCCCTTTGGCGGGGCCATTCATCCTGTGAGAaggcccttccctcccttcctccctccctgcccacggATGGAAGCGTGTTCCCCCGGGCTGGGCGATCCCAGGGGGCCGTCTGCGGAGCCGAGAGCCCTTACTCGCCTGCCTTTCTTGGGAGCGGCGGGCACCAGGCTAAGTTCCACGCCAATAAAGCCTTGTGGAATCTGACTTGAGCGGGCGGTGGAGGCACTTTTGGTCTTTATCTCGTCGCCGGGCAAGCCTGGAAGGGCAAGACCCTGGCCTTTGGATGCCTATCCCGTTCCGCTTTTACAGGTATTATTTGAGCCCCAGACTCAGAATGATGGAGAACACATGTACAGAACGTACCCTCATCATCTGCTCCTGCACGTAGATGCCTGGAGTACACCCGTGCACATGCTGCTGTCGCCTCCACCCCCATCGTGTCCCACTCACGGCCTTTGGGACACAGGGCCTGTCAATCATTGTCCAGGCCCTGGCCTTGGTCCTGGTCAAAGAGATCTGCGAAATACAAAGGAGCTAAAGGTTCTGACAAGTCCTGCGGGAAAGAGcccatttaattttgtttaattggTGTATCTCAAACTCGTCCCACCAGATGGTTCCTTTGCGTCATGTAATGTCAGGCCCTGCCCCACTCCCTTTCCCTGCGCAGGGGCATGTGTTGAGAAGCAAACTTAACCTGTACTGCCTGGAAACTTGGGCTCCCTCCCAGTgtttccttccctgctccctgcctgcGCGGCCATAAGCCAGTCCCTTctcctctgtgagcctcagtttcctcaactgaaCATGGTAACAATCATCCCACCTTGTATTAGCTCTTGCAAAGTTCAGGTGAGCCCAGGAAAGTGAGCATTTCAAAAATGGTTGAATGTGAGTCACACGCTACCTTCCTTTCTCCACCTTTTTCATGCTTTGTTCCCTGAGTCAGAACACTCGGGAGTGGGCCAGCCTGGGCCTCCTCATTGAGGACAGTACTCTTTGAGGGAAGAGCTCTTATTTTGGAGTTACCCAGTGTCTTCCCCCCAATACTGGCGACATGGGCCTGACCCTGATATCATCATGGAGCCCAGGAACTGTAGTGTGACCCTGTCTGTCCTTATATCCCTGCCTCTCCTTCACCATGGTACCACCAGCCCCAAATGTCACCATTGGATCCACCAGTGGGAGGATTAAGCCGTCCCTGTCATCTCCACCCCTGTCATTTCTCAGCCCCACAGCCCCTATAGGAGTAACGGAATGGGGaatggtggggaggtggggtggggtgggggggctctggTCAGGAGGGCTTCAATCAGGGAACTGAAGACCTTGCTCAAAATTATTCCCCCTCTGAACTTGTTTCCTTGGGTCGGAGAGAGGCAGCAGGACGTCTTCTAGGTGATCAGAGGGCACATTAGGCAGACATGGATGGGTATCTGCTACTGCCTGGAAGGGGCCCACCATTACAGACCTGGCATTCTGGAAAGTGGGTGGGTGAATGTGGAGCAGTTCAGTGGTTACCTGCCTGCACTCTGGAACCAGACGTCCCAGGTTCTAATCCTGTCTTGGCCACTTACCTACCAGGCACATAAAGTGAGATAAAacccctgtgcctcagtgtccccatctgcaCATTGGGGGTAAGAATATCTACCTCTTAGAAGAGTGGAagagtgctgggcacagaggggtCCTTGCAACATCAGATCTGACTCTCGTATGGCAACTTTAACCTCACGTTCACCTCTGCATGCTCTGTCCAGACACTGTCTTTGCATATGTACAGATTCTTTCAAGAATTGGCCAGTGTATCACCCTGAACAAcctgcttcccccttcccccagcaggGTATGGTGCCCCCCTGTGCTGTTCCAGAACTGCTGCGTTCTCTTCTGACTTAAGTAAGCCCTGATCAGCCAGACCGGGGAGCCTCGTTGGGCTGGGCTGGGTATGACCAACTCCGTGCCCCCAGCATCCCCGGGCACAGGGGAGCTCTTTGTAGAAAGGAAGATGCCTATACGGTGCCATGTTTGGGACCTTGAAATGAGTTTgatctctgcttctcttcctccctggcctccctcagCCTGAATCAGGAGCTTTCCCTGGGCTCCCACAGAGTTGGGGGCTTTCCTCATCACACCGTCCATTACTCTAGGTGCCACTGTTTGGTCATTGTCATACTAAGCCCAGGGACATAAAGTTATGCGCACACagagaggtggggggcggggaggggagtggagggcatTTTGCAAGGACTGTTTAAGCATCATCAGCTCCCCTGTACGCTGCATTCTGGTGTGATTTCCTGACTCAGTTCTGTTCGTAGGGATCCTGCTCCCCTCACCTCCGAGAAGCCCTCCCAGGCCTGCCAAAGACCAGCGTTTGCCAATGCCCCCGCCCTAACTCTGCGGAGCACCTGCGGTTTGAGAGCTCGGAGTCGCAGACCAGATAAGGTCTCAGCAGCTGCCTGGGATCGATGCATGAAGAGATTCCAGGGCGGTGGTGGAGGAAGGGCCCAACGCCTGAGATGACCCAGCGGAGGAAGAACCCAGCCGGCGCCGGTTTGCCAAGACTACAAGTCCCAAGAGTCCGAGCGGCAGGCCCTCTACCTTCTTCTCAGAACCACGTTTCCCAGAACCATCGGGAACCTCGCGCAAGTCCCCTCGAAgtcccgccccctcctcccacgTGAGGCTCGCTTACATTTCGCAGAAAGCATGACAGGTAGGAACTTGGCCCTCTCCAATCAGAGCTCACACCACTTCTCCCCGGGCCTCGCCCCAAGGTGCTTTGGGAAATGTAGTCCCGTCACGAGTCAGCGGGAAGAAAAATCCGAAGTCGAAGTCTTAACATTCATTTAGGCTTAGACTATACCCAGTGCTCAGACCTTTccaagagttttttaaaaatacggGTGAATTTCCACGGATAATTGTATATTGATAATGAgcgtcttttatttatttttaaagattttatttatttatttgacagggagagagagagcacaagtaggcagaaaggcaggcagagggagagggagagggagagggagaggcaggctccccctgagcaggggtccggacgtggggctcgatcccaggaccctgggaacttgagcggaaggcagccgcttaaccaactgagccacccaggtgccccgataataagtgtcttttaaaacataagtgcaaaaaataaaataaaataaaacataagtgcGTAGAAAATAAGAGAATGCGTAGAAAATGGTTAAGAAATAGTTCTCAAAATTTGAGTATCTTGAATATGTACTGAATTAcaacataaaatatgttataaaaattcTTCCTTGGCCtcgaaaaaaaatttctaaatattggtCCAAACtaatttagtttctttaaaaaaaaaacacatacacacaccttttTGTTTGGAAATAAGCTCAAGCTTACAGATAACCTGCCCAAATACAAATAGTATCTACCCAGATTTATCTATTGTTAACAATTCACTCCATTGCTTTGGCTTTATCattatttatctatccatccacccatccatccattcatcacccacccacccatcctaaCCCAATTACCAGGAATAAATTAAAGTCAGGTTTACTGACCAATTGCAGGGAAGGAGACCACATCCCAAAAGAGAAGCTGTGATCAACTTACAGGATTTGGGGGAAGAGAAGAATTTGGTGAAATTTAAGTGAAACTGGTTTGGTAGCTTCAGAGCAAAGTAGGGATGTGTATAAATGAGTCAACAGTTACGGACTGCAAAGTGGACTCAGGATCCTGTTTCCTTGGAAACTACAAAGTTAAGATAAACGTGGCATGCTATGCCCAGAAACTCTATATAAAGCTCTGCATCAGGGCTGGAAATTGAGGCTCCTTGTTTGTGTCAAAGTGACGTAGATCTTTCGGGAAGAGTGGGCTAAATTTCATTCTTATGGGTATACTTTCAAACAACAAAGTTTCGAAAGCCTATGATTTTAGAGAACAAACTTTCTCAGTAAGATAACAGTAGTTGCTCACAAAGGGGGTGGTTAGGACCCTTTACAGCTGCCGCATATCCCTGGGAGAAATGCTTCCTGTTAACTCCGCAGCTGGCCTTATCTGTGTTTATAGATAGATGGTGGGCAGATTTTTACAGTCCGAGCTAGTTTTTGTTTCTCAATACATGCGTATATTTTCTGAAGCATGTGTTAGTTGCACACATCATCGCCCTTTACCCCtgaatacttcagtgtgtatttcctagGAACAGAGATACTCTCTTACTTATCCACGGTAATCAACCTCAATAAACGTAACATGCACTTAATTCTTTTTATCTAATCTCCTGGTGGTCTCTCAGTTTCATCAGTGGGCTCAGATGCTCTCTCTCACAGGACTTTTGCCAGTTCAGGATCTAGTCTGGGCTCAGGTATTGCGTTttgttgtcatgtctccttgAATCTGGAACATTTCCATATTTATGATATTGACATTTTGGAAGAACAACccccaccttttttcttttttaaatagaagttcCTCACTTGAGTTTGCCTGACGTTTCCTCATGATGATTCAATTCGGGTTAACATTCTCCACCAGAATATACGAGGTGAGGTGTGTCCTTCCTCCTTATGGCCAGTTGAGGGAAGCGCGCAGAGCATAgaatgatttcttttgttttaggtcATGTTTCTGTCCTCAGTGGTTCACTTTGAACGTGACCCCTCCTGGCTTCGACAGGCTTTTCTGTGCCAGCCCCgtgttctttattcattcatttgaacaACCTCTCCTCTGCTCTAGCCCCAAGCTACCAAGTCCTCCTAAAATGCCAGCTTCTGTCATTCCAGCAGCAAGTTGCTTTTTTCCAAAGCACAGGTGGTTGTGTGAGCCGAGCCAGATGGTGTGTGAGCTTGGGTTTTGCAAGTTCCGGCAGGAGGCAAGTAACCTTCCCTTCTCAGTCTATTTCCACCTACTCCAAACGCAACTGGACTTCGGGTTCTGACCCTGAGCCGTGACGGCTCCTGGCAGCCTTCCGGGCAGGGAGCCAGAGCTGGGGTGGATTTGGAGGACAGAGGTGGCAGGAAGTAGAACACCAGCTCTGCCTTCAAAACAGTCTTTTGGGCAATTTTGTAATAGTGGGTACCTGTAAAGTAATATATGTGTAAGGACCGAGGTATAAGGAGACCACCCGTTAATTCACCGCTCGATTTAATACTAGGACGTTGTTATTTACTACTCTTTCCTTGTGCTGTCCTCATGCCCAGCAGTAACCACTGTCCCGAATCATGTTTATCCTTCCTCAATTTCCATGGTTACTTTAGCACATAGGTAGCACATAGGTGTCCCTGAACAAtttcattttgcttgtttttgagcTTTGTAGCAATGACacagagctgccataacaaagtacccaAGACAGGGtagctcaaacaacagaaattttatttctcacagttctggaagctagaagttgAAGATGCACGTGTCAgcaggttggttccttctgaggcttctctccttggcttgcagacggctgcctcttctctgtgtcctcacatggtctttgtCTGTGCTCAGGCGTtcctggtgtctctctgtgtgtccaaatgtcctctataaggacaccaatcagcttggattagggcccactctaaggGCTTcattttaaagaccttatttcaaaatacagtcacattctaaggtactggggTTAGGGCTTCGACACATGAATCCATAGAGAGGGGCAAAATCTAGCCCATTACCGTATCTTACTATATGTAgctagcttttttttctttaagattttattttttaatctctacgCTCAGCGTGGGGTTCAAACTTAGAACCCCTAGCgccccattttcttttcttttttttcttaagagtagttttaggttGACAACAAGGTTGAGAggaaggggggcacctggctggctcaggtggttaagcgtctgccttcggctcaggtcatgatctcagggtcctgggatcaagccctgtgggggcaggcttcctgctcagcgggaagtcgacttctccctctccctctccctctgtgatctctcttaaataaataaataaaacattttaaaaaaatgttgagagGAAGGTAgggagatttcccatatacccctcactcccacacatgcatagcctcccccgtCATCAACATCCCCCACTGGAATGGCTACATTTGCCACGATTGATGAATCTACACATCATCACCTCTCAAAGTTTACCTGAATATTCATTCTTAGTGGTGTACATTCAGTGGGTTTGGAcagatgtataatgacatgtctccaccattatagtatcatacagtcGCTTAAGAaattcttccctgcccccaggggTGAAAGATAATTCTCTTTCATTCTTAAAGTTTTCCTTTCCACACGAAAGTCTTCAATCCACCTGAAGTTGATTTTGTGAGGTGTGATGTAGAAATCCAATTTCACTTTTTCCCCTAAGGATAACCAGTGATTTCAACAGCATTTGTTAAATAGTTACCTTTTCCTGATTCTCTGTGTTCCCTGCCCCATCGTATTTTAGTATTTGTGGGTCTTTTATGGGGCTCTCTGTGCTGCACGTTGGTTAATTCATTTAAACCTGCCTCAAGACCATCCTGTCTCAATGACTACTGCTTTGTATAACATTTCATTACAACTTTGTATAAACCCACGTAgcaattagaaaaagaagtaacactccctaactcattttatgaggttacTACAatgttaatacaaaaaaaaaaaaaaaaaaaaagtcaaagacaggggcacccggctggctcaatcagtggagtgtgcaactcttgatcttggggttgtgggttcgagtcccacattgggtgtagagattacttaaaaaaataaaatctgaaaaaaataaaatctgaaaaaaatcaagaacagcATAAACAAGGAAAACCACAGTCTatttctctcatgaataaaaaaaaaatcctaaataaaatattaccatctGATTTCATCAATTCATTAATTCTCCACATTCATGGGTTAACAGAGGAAAACCAGATGACAATCTCCACAGATggaggaaaagcatttgataaaaagTTGATCCAACAAATAGTTTTTTCTATAATGAGCAATCTAATGGAAACAGTGGGAAAATAAGCAATAAagcaaatccacagaaacaggaGCAAAACAAGTGacaaaaaaaagggagggggcagaaatcaatgaaatgaaggggggagaaaagTCTAACAAAACAAGAAGTTATCttgatttttgaaaaagttaCTGAGATCAATTGACTTTTGGCCAAAccgaataagaaaaaaagagaggggctaCAAATGAAATACAGACCATGAAGTGAATAGTTATAGCTAGGACTGAGATATAAAAagtaattaggggcacctggctggctcagttggtggagcatggaACTCTTGGTGTCGGGGTCACAAGTTCAAGCCCATGGTGTGTAGactttgcttaaaaataaatgaataaacttaaaaaaaagtaattagatGGTACATGACCAACTATGagccaacatttatttatttttattttttattttttattttttttaagattttatttatttatttgacagagagagacacagcgagagagggaacacaagcagggggagtggcagagggagaagcaggcttcccgccaagcagggagcctgatgtggggctcaatcccaggaccatgagaccatgacctgagccgaaggcagacgcttaacgactgagccacccaggcgcccctatgagccaacatttaaaaacatagatgaggggcgcctgggtggctcagttggttaagcgactgccttccgctcaggtcatgatcctggagtcctgggatcgagtcccacatcgggctccctgctcagtggggagtctgcttctccctctgaccctcctccctctcatgctctctgtctttcattctctctcaaataaataaataaaaaaaaatctttaaaaacatagatgaaatggttaaattactagaaaaatataaaatgccaaaaattatgcaaaaatcaAGAACTTGAGTAAACCAGTAAGTACTGAAATATACAAAGTTATAGTCAAAgatttccattctctctctctctcaaaaaaaaccccaggggCACAGATGGTCTTCTAGGTGACTGATATCAAATATTCAagaaatgcttaatttttatCTTATACACATTATTCCGGAAAATAGAAATCATGTGGAATCTGTCTAGTTCATTTTTGGAAGCTAATTCAGCGCTGGTTCTAAAACCAGATAAGGAACatgtacaagaaaagaaaattataggtcCATTTCATTTGTGAACGTGGGTGCAAAAATCCTACATCGCATAATAGCCTACTAAATCCAAAACTGTATCATAATTCATCATGATCAGGTAGGATTTATCACTAATTAGCAAGGGTcgttcaaaattaaaaaaaaaaaattctttcagtgtaATTCACTAGCAGACCaaggaagaaaatgtaatgaTTTCTATCAACGTGGAGAAATAATTTGATAAGGTTTTATATCTATTTATGATTGAAAATTAAACACTTAGTaaactaggagaaaaaaagatattttcttaactttataAAGCTTCCAGCAAATACCATAAAAATTTTGGATGCCTTCCTTCTAAGAGCAAGAATGACATTAGAATATCCTCATCATGGCTGTTGCTTAATACAGTACTGTATATAAATCCTGATTAATGGTTATTTAAAAAGCTATAGGAACAAGTAAGAGATATCAGCAAGGTCCTGAATTACAAGATTAACCTActcgggcgcctggctggcttagtcggtggagcgcaagactcttgatctctcagagttgtgagtttgagccccacattgggtgtagagattacttaaaaaaataaaacgtcTTTAAAAAGTCAAACGAAAAACTCCAAGATTAAcctacaaaaatcaattccatttctCTACACCGACAACAGACAAACatgaaatgtaattaaaaataccATTCACCATCCCTCTGAAATATCTAGAAATCATCTAGGAACtaacacataaaagaaaattaagattctGGGGATAAGACTTTAATGAAGGACCCAAAGATGATCAGAATAAAAGTAAAGACACTTCTACttggattattttaaagttttttttaaaagactttatttatttatttgagagagagagagtaagagagcacaagcaggggagagggagaagcaggctccccacccagcagggagcccgacgtggggcttgatcccaggaccccaggatcatgacctgagccgaaggcagacgtttaaccaactgagccaccaggtgcccctattttaaagtttttttgagattcacataccatacaattcatacAACTAAAGTGGACAATTCAATGGTTCTTGGTACATTCAGATATGAGCAACCATCACCAcggtcaattttagaacattttcaccatcacaaacaaacaaacaaacaaatagacaCCAAACCTGTACCTTTCAGCAATTTTCTTATCACTTCATCCACTTCCAGTCCCAAGAAACCAAGAATCTATTTTCTGACTTTACAGATTTTCCCGTTATGGATATTTCagatgaatggaatcatataaatgggtcgtcttttgtgattggcttcttgcGCTTAGTGTGATGGTCTCAAGTTTCATCTGGGTTGTGGCATGGATGAGTacctcattctttcttatggccaaataacatttcattgtatggatatgttGCGTTTGGTTtatcattcatcagttgatggggaTATGTCGACTGTTTCCACCtttaatgctgctataaatattcatgtccaagtttttgtgtggttgtgtgttttcatttctcttggatatctATCTAGGAGGGGGAATTGCTGGATCTCATGGTAACTCTGTTTGACGTTTTTGAACTGCCAGCCTGTTTCCCACAGTGAGCTCCCtccagcagtgtgtgagggttccagtttctcctcatccttgccaacacttgtt
This region includes:
- the CLEC11A gene encoding C-type lectin domain family 11 member A encodes the protein MVEGKGRAEVSSGKWKEGGMWGDPRRDPGFGTLEVSGHRSRASGEPREAGRDTHTEEQRPTDEQRVDRDKSWEKRDQREAGRGRNQGLVICTHSSPQRHPSAALGAAEPSPMQAAWLLGALVVPQLLGFSHGARGADREWEGVWGGAQEEEREREALMLKHLQEALGLPAGRGDENPEGTPEDEETWGTQEDGQGEEEEETTPTPSSGPSPSPTPEDTVTYILGRLAGLDAGLHQLHVRLHALDTRVVELNRGLRQLREAASDTRDAVQALQEAQSRAEREHGRLEGCLKGLRLGHKCFLLSRDFEAQAAAQARCVARGGSLAQPADRQQMEALTRYLRAALAPYNWPVWLGVHDRRSEGLYLFENGQRVSFFAWHRAPRPEPGAGPSPAPHPLSPNQPNGGTLENCVAQASDDGSWWDHDCERRLYYVCEYPF